From a single Oxalobacter vibrioformis genomic region:
- the glmS gene encoding glutamine--fructose-6-phosphate transaminase (isomerizing) — protein sequence MCGIVGALAARDITPMMIEGLKRLEYRGYDSCGIALFSEGNLRRSRSTARVADLESQVNAFGLTGFMGIAHTRWATHGPPTTLNAHPHFSRERIALVHNGIIENYVELREELVVKGYEFDSQTDTEVMAHLIDSLYQGNLLEAVQQAVSRLTGAFAIAVICRDEPLRMVGARKNSPLVVGLGEGENFLASDALALAGTTDQIIYLEEGDIVDLHVDQCHIYDMDGKTALREVRIVQAYTAAAELGLYQHYMQKEIFEQPQALADTLQGIEDFSPRIFGENAQAVFETVDSILILACGTSYYAGLTAKYWLEAKAGIPVNVEIASEYRYRSSVPNPNTLVLTITQSGETADTLAALRHAKEQGMAHTLTICNVATSAMVRECELAYITRAGVEIGVASTKAFTTQLAGLFLLTLVFARLRGRLNPQQEADYLRELRHLPAAISAVLALEPQIIAWAESFSRYENALFLGRGLHYPIALEGALKLKEISYIHAEAYPAGELKHGPLALVTEQMPVVTVAPRDDLLDKLKSNMQEVRARGGQLFVFADSDTHIHSEPGIHVIRLPENYGVLSPLLHVVALQLLAYHAALVRGTDVDKPRNLAKSVTVE from the coding sequence ATGTGCGGGATTGTAGGCGCGCTGGCAGCGCGCGATATCACCCCTATGATGATAGAGGGGTTAAAGCGGCTGGAATACAGGGGGTATGATTCTTGCGGGATTGCCCTTTTTTCGGAAGGCAATCTGCGACGCAGCCGCAGTACGGCAAGGGTTGCTGATCTTGAAAGCCAGGTCAATGCATTCGGGCTGACTGGCTTTATGGGAATTGCGCACACCCGCTGGGCTACGCATGGGCCGCCAACCACGCTGAATGCCCATCCGCATTTTTCCCGCGAACGCATCGCACTGGTGCACAACGGCATCATTGAAAATTACGTCGAGTTGCGCGAAGAACTTGTTGTCAAGGGCTATGAATTTGACAGCCAGACCGATACCGAAGTCATGGCCCATCTGATTGATTCGCTGTACCAGGGCAATCTGCTCGAAGCCGTGCAACAGGCGGTCAGTCGTCTGACCGGCGCTTTTGCCATTGCCGTGATTTGTCGTGATGAACCGCTTCGCATGGTGGGTGCAAGAAAAAACTCTCCTCTGGTGGTGGGGCTGGGGGAAGGCGAAAATTTCCTGGCGTCTGATGCGCTGGCCCTGGCCGGGACGACAGACCAGATTATTTATCTGGAAGAGGGTGATATTGTCGACCTGCATGTGGACCAATGCCATATTTATGACATGGATGGCAAGACGGCTCTGCGTGAAGTCCGTATTGTCCAGGCTTATACCGCTGCGGCCGAGCTTGGTCTTTACCAGCATTACATGCAAAAGGAAATTTTCGAGCAGCCGCAGGCGCTGGCGGATACGCTTCAGGGGATCGAGGATTTTTCGCCACGGATTTTCGGGGAAAATGCCCAGGCCGTTTTTGAAACCGTTGATTCCATCCTGATTCTGGCTTGCGGTACCAGTTATTATGCGGGGCTGACAGCCAAGTACTGGCTGGAAGCCAAGGCCGGCATTCCGGTCAATGTGGAAATTGCCAGTGAGTACCGTTATCGCAGCAGTGTGCCTAACCCGAATACACTGGTGTTGACGATCACCCAGAGCGGTGAAACAGCCGATACACTGGCTGCCCTCCGGCATGCCAAGGAACAGGGAATGGCACACACCCTGACGATCTGTAACGTGGCAACGAGTGCAATGGTGCGGGAATGCGAACTGGCCTATATTACGCGTGCCGGTGTCGAGATCGGGGTTGCCTCTACAAAAGCGTTCACCACCCAGCTTGCCGGGCTCTTTTTGCTGACGCTGGTTTTTGCCCGCTTGCGGGGGCGCCTGAATCCGCAGCAGGAGGCGGATTATCTTCGCGAATTGCGCCATTTGCCGGCGGCTATTTCAGCCGTACTGGCGCTGGAACCCCAGATCATTGCCTGGGCAGAATCTTTTTCACGGTATGAAAACGCCCTTTTTCTGGGGCGGGGCCTTCATTATCCGATTGCGCTGGAAGGTGCATTGAAACTGAAGGAAATTTCCTACATCCATGCCGAGGCTTACCCGGCCGGTGAGCTCAAGCATGGCCCGCTTGCGCTGGTAACCGAGCAGATGCCGGTAGTGACGGTGGCGCCAAGGGATGACCTCCTGGATAAACTGAAGTCGAATATGCAGGAAGTCCGGGCGCGCGGTGGCCAGCTTTTTGTCTTTGCCGACTCTGATACGCATATTCATTCCGAGCCGGGAATCCATGTGATCCGCCTGCCGGAAAATTATGGTGTGCTTTCCCCGTTATTGCATGTGGTGGCGCTTCAACTGCTGGCATACCACGCAGCGCTTGTTCGTGGAACCGATGTGGACAAGCCGCGCAATCTGGCAAAATCGGTTACAGTTGAATAA
- a CDS encoding polyprenyl synthetase family protein, whose protein sequence is MSQPVLSESDTNPSVVFPDLIMADLAALDILIHEQLRSDAVLVRHVGEHIINAGGKRIRPLLVLLIARALGHGGGHHHTMAAIIEFIHTASLLHDDVVDESRLRRGVESANTRFGNAAAVLVGDFMHTRAFQMMLSLNNMKVMEILADATNTIAEGEVMQLMKMRQSDVDEEQYFTIIHAKTAKLFEAASLLGVVAASGSDRFHTAASTYGRSLGMAFQLVDDCLDYAGDTAMLGKNTGNDLRESKMTLPLIYLAQHGTADEKRLITEYIENGVDAHFEAIMHAVRQSDALEYTSQKAAAQATAASRAIGLFPDNDYKNTLTQLCRFAVERKY, encoded by the coding sequence ATGAGCCAGCCTGTTTTGTCTGAGTCCGACACCAATCCATCTGTTGTTTTTCCTGATCTCATCATGGCAGATCTGGCAGCGCTGGATATCCTGATTCATGAACAGTTGCGTTCTGATGCCGTGCTTGTCCGGCATGTCGGGGAGCATATTATTAATGCCGGCGGCAAACGCATCCGTCCGCTTCTTGTACTCTTGATTGCCCGTGCCTTGGGTCATGGCGGCGGGCATCACCATACCATGGCAGCCATTATTGAGTTTATCCATACAGCCTCTTTGCTTCATGATGATGTGGTGGATGAGTCCCGTTTGCGGCGGGGCGTGGAAAGTGCCAATACCCGCTTTGGCAATGCGGCTGCCGTTCTGGTTGGTGATTTCATGCATACCCGGGCGTTCCAGATGATGTTGTCACTCAATAACATGAAGGTCATGGAAATCCTGGCTGACGCTACCAATACCATCGCAGAAGGTGAAGTCATGCAGTTGATGAAAATGCGCCAGTCTGATGTAGATGAGGAGCAGTATTTCACGATTATCCACGCCAAAACAGCCAAGCTGTTTGAAGCGGCCAGCCTGCTGGGCGTCGTCGCGGCATCGGGTTCGGATCGATTTCATACTGCCGCGTCGACATACGGACGTTCCCTGGGCATGGCTTTTCAACTGGTTGATGATTGCCTGGATTATGCAGGTGATACGGCGATGCTGGGGAAGAATACGGGCAATGATTTGCGGGAAAGCAAGATGACGTTACCACTGATTTATCTTGCACAGCACGGTACGGCGGACGAGAAAAGGCTCATTACCGAATACATCGAAAATGGAGTGGATGCGCATTTTGAGGCAATTATGCACGCAGTTCGGCAAAGTGATGCGCTTGAGTATACATCTCAAAAGGCTGCGGCACAGGCAACAGCGGCATCCCGGGCGATTGGATTGTTTCCGGATAACGACTATAAGAATACGCTGACTCAATTGTGCCGGTTTGCCGTTGAACGGAAATACTGA
- a CDS encoding glycosyltransferase encodes MSFKTSIIISTYNSPAWLEKVLLGYENQTRKDFQIVIADDGSSRETTDLVNDFRKQNGMDIEHLWHADNGCQKSVMLNKAVIHAKGDYLIFANGNCVPRKDFVSVHIRQARPNYYLSGGHTNLPMCCSLRVDDESILSGKLFNIVWLQQNGYPDTAKKLRMVLKRPFSTLFNLIPTKNKWNGNNASGWKKDIIGVNGFDERMKYGGEDRELGDRLKHAGVKVRRVRYTAVSVHLASEMGYVSGAYSPENVAINDETLRTKSRFTLFGINKR; translated from the coding sequence ATGTCATTTAAAACTTCTATTATTATCAGCACCTATAATTCTCCGGCATGGCTGGAGAAAGTTTTGCTGGGTTACGAAAACCAGACCCGCAAGGATTTTCAGATTGTAATAGCCGATGACGGCTCCAGCCGGGAAACAACCGATCTGGTCAACGACTTTCGAAAACAAAATGGGATGGACATCGAGCATTTGTGGCATGCGGATAATGGATGCCAGAAAAGCGTCATGCTCAATAAAGCGGTCATACACGCAAAAGGAGACTATCTCATATTTGCAAACGGCAACTGTGTTCCCCGAAAAGACTTTGTTTCAGTACATATCAGACAGGCGCGCCCGAATTATTACCTTTCCGGCGGTCATACCAACCTTCCCATGTGTTGCAGCCTGCGCGTGGACGACGAATCCATCCTGTCCGGCAAGCTTTTTAATATTGTCTGGCTGCAGCAGAATGGCTACCCGGACACGGCAAAAAAGCTGCGCATGGTATTAAAACGCCCTTTTTCAACCCTCTTTAATCTGATACCGACCAAAAACAAGTGGAACGGCAATAATGCCTCGGGCTGGAAAAAAGACATTATTGGCGTAAACGGCTTTGATGAACGTATGAAATACGGCGGGGAAGACCGTGAACTGGGTGATCGGCTAAAACATGCCGGCGTCAAGGTAAGGCGGGTTCGCTATACGGCGGTCAGTGTCCATCTTGCCAGCGAAATGGGATATGTCAGCGGCGCATACAGCCCGGAAAATGTCGCCATTAATGATGAAACACTGCGCACAAAAAGCCGCTTTACGCTTTTTGGCATTAATAAACGCTGA
- a CDS encoding TatD family nuclease-associated radical SAM protein: protein MTDVAIKPEEVIGYTIRNNRYLNVTNRCSLRCRFCPKFNGEWSVREYNMRLRYEPTVEELIEAAGNPADYDEIVFCGMGETTMRLDVLLEVARALREKGARLRLNTSGVANIVHGRDVAPELARYIQSMSVSLNAQNEEVYNRHCNPKLPGTYASMLEFIKSAKAAGADVTVTAVDGLPGVDIAACAGIANDLGVKFRRRVLDDLG, encoded by the coding sequence ATGACCGATGTCGCAATAAAACCGGAAGAAGTGATTGGCTATACCATTCGCAACAACCGTTACCTGAACGTGACAAACCGGTGCAGCCTGCGTTGCCGGTTTTGTCCGAAATTCAATGGCGAATGGAGTGTGCGCGAATATAACATGCGCCTTCGTTATGAGCCGACAGTTGAAGAACTGATTGAAGCGGCAGGTAATCCGGCGGATTATGATGAGATCGTGTTTTGCGGCATGGGTGAGACGACCATGCGGCTTGATGTGCTGCTGGAAGTTGCCCGTGCGTTACGGGAAAAGGGCGCCAGACTTCGCTTAAATACCAGTGGCGTGGCCAATATTGTGCACGGGCGCGATGTTGCCCCGGAGCTTGCCCGCTATATCCAGTCCATGTCGGTTTCGCTTAACGCGCAAAATGAGGAAGTTTATAACCGCCATTGCAATCCCAAATTACCCGGTACTTACGCCTCCATGCTGGAATTCATCAAAAGCGCAAAAGCAGCCGGAGCGGATGTGACGGTTACAGCGGTGGATGGTTTGCCGGGGGTTGATATTGCTGCATGCGCGGGGATTGCCAACGATTTGGGCGTCAAATTCCGCCGTCGTGTGCTGGATGATCTGGGCTAA
- a CDS encoding hemolysin family protein, with protein MEAFFTDLLLILFLILLNGLFAMAEIALVSSRRVRLQKRVEEGRLGAKAALDLHQNSTRFLSTIQVGITSIGILSGAIGEKALSDPLSSWLVQISFMAPYAKAMSTAITVIILTYLSVVIGELVPKRLALLAPEAIASVMARPMNALSRIFYPLVSLFSLSSEVLLGLFRARVKNEPPISDNEIRLLMVQGAEAGIFHESEQEIVSNVLRLDLQPVVEIMTPRHEMAVIDLEDEPEEIRKRLETSDYARLVVCRGGMEQVVGIMQAKDLLKKIVDGHAPDASDIEAIVQVPLYVPETVSTIRLMENFRDANTQFALIVDEYGVVQGIVTSSDVMAAIVGDLSAIKADAEKDMIRRENGSWLVDGDVTIEKLSGVLALDDELPGSGENRFYTVGGFLMHALGKIPAPADYIDAHGWRFEVMDMEKNRVDKVLISKN; from the coding sequence ATGGAAGCGTTTTTTACGGATCTGCTCCTGATTTTATTCCTGATTCTGCTCAATGGCCTTTTTGCCATGGCAGAAATCGCCCTTGTTTCCTCACGGCGGGTGCGATTGCAGAAAAGGGTGGAAGAAGGGCGGCTGGGAGCAAAAGCCGCTTTGGATCTACACCAGAATTCAACACGTTTTTTATCCACTATTCAGGTTGGCATTACCTCCATCGGGATTTTAAGTGGTGCGATTGGTGAAAAAGCCCTCTCGGATCCGCTGTCGTCGTGGCTGGTGCAGATATCCTTTATGGCGCCTTATGCCAAAGCGATGTCCACGGCGATTACTGTGATTATCCTGACTTATCTTTCGGTGGTGATCGGGGAACTGGTGCCCAAACGTCTGGCCCTTCTGGCACCGGAAGCCATTGCGTCTGTCATGGCGCGTCCCATGAATGCGCTTTCCCGGATTTTCTATCCACTGGTTTCCCTCTTTTCCCTGTCCAGTGAAGTCTTGCTTGGTCTTTTCCGGGCGCGGGTCAAAAATGAGCCGCCTATCAGTGACAACGAAATCCGGCTGTTGATGGTGCAGGGGGCAGAAGCGGGGATATTCCACGAAAGCGAGCAGGAAATCGTATCCAATGTCTTGCGCCTGGATCTCCAGCCGGTTGTGGAAATCATGACGCCCCGACATGAAATGGCGGTGATTGATCTGGAAGATGAACCGGAGGAGATCAGAAAGCGGCTCGAAACATCAGATTATGCCCGCCTGGTTGTCTGCCGGGGCGGGATGGAGCAGGTGGTTGGCATTATGCAGGCCAAGGATCTGCTGAAAAAAATCGTTGATGGACATGCGCCGGATGCATCAGATATCGAGGCGATTGTTCAGGTGCCGCTTTATGTGCCGGAAACCGTCAGTACTATCCGGCTGATGGAAAATTTCCGGGATGCCAATACCCAGTTTGCCCTGATAGTGGATGAATACGGTGTCGTGCAGGGAATCGTTACATCTTCCGATGTCATGGCGGCCATTGTCGGGGATCTTTCTGCCATAAAAGCGGATGCGGAAAAAGACATGATTCGCCGGGAGAATGGGTCGTGGCTCGTCGATGGGGATGTGACGATTGAAAAACTGAGTGGCGTGCTGGCGCTGGATGATGAATTGCCGGGCTCCGGGGAGAACCGTTTTTATACAGTCGGTGGCTTTCTGATGCACGCGCTGGGTAAAATTCCTGCACCGGCTGATTATATTGATGCACATGGCTGGCGCTTTGAGGTCATGGATATGGAAAAAAACCGTGTTGATAAGGTGCTGATCTCAAAAAACTGA
- a CDS encoding tyrosine-type recombinase/integrase: MASYIKRGKTWRVFIAKCGVRKSGTFKTKAEAVAWATQEEADILLGKHEQYQDRTFFDLLERYAATVSVKKRGGRWESSRIAAIQQDKLARVLCRELGARHFAQWRDEKLARVSPASVNRYMNILSHVCHVAVNEWQWLEENPLKTVRGPPQPKPRDRRISSEEIDRIILASGYKHDQSPETSRERVGAIFLFAIETAMRAGEIVKMQWKDVDVERRVVFLPETKNGSSREVPLSTEAIRILRQIMQDKGNVFRITVSNLGNVFRQLKARAMIDELHFHDTRHEAITRLARKLDVLDLARMVGHRDLKQLMVYYNATAEELAKRLD, encoded by the coding sequence ATGGCAAGTTATATAAAACGGGGAAAAACATGGCGGGTATTTATTGCCAAGTGCGGTGTCCGAAAGTCAGGGACATTCAAGACAAAGGCAGAAGCGGTTGCTTGGGCGACACAGGAAGAGGCGGACATTCTGCTTGGGAAACATGAGCAATATCAGGACAGGACTTTTTTCGACCTGCTTGAACGATATGCTGCAACCGTATCCGTGAAGAAGCGGGGAGGGCGATGGGAAAGCAGCCGTATTGCGGCTATTCAACAGGACAAACTGGCTCGTGTACTTTGCCGGGAGCTTGGCGCCCGGCATTTTGCCCAATGGCGGGATGAAAAACTGGCGCGGGTTTCACCGGCGTCTGTGAACCGGTACATGAATATCCTGTCACACGTCTGCCATGTTGCTGTAAACGAATGGCAATGGCTGGAGGAAAACCCGCTTAAAACTGTCAGAGGACCACCACAGCCGAAACCACGCGACAGGCGAATATCGTCAGAAGAAATAGATCGGATCATTCTGGCGTCAGGCTATAAACATGATCAATCCCCGGAAACAAGTCGGGAGCGTGTAGGCGCCATTTTTCTTTTTGCCATTGAAACGGCGATGCGGGCAGGGGAAATTGTAAAAATGCAGTGGAAAGATGTGGATGTTGAACGGCGCGTGGTCTTTCTGCCGGAGACGAAAAACGGAAGCAGCCGTGAAGTGCCCCTGTCAACGGAAGCGATTAGGATATTGCGTCAAATAATGCAAGACAAAGGCAATGTGTTCAGGATAACCGTGAGCAATCTGGGTAATGTGTTTCGCCAGTTGAAAGCTCGCGCGATGATTGATGAGTTGCATTTTCATGACACCCGCCATGAGGCGATTACCCGTTTGGCCAGAAAACTGGATGTGCTTGATCTCGCCCGAATGGTTGGACACAGGGATTTAAAACAGCTCATGGTTTATTACAATGCAACGGCAGAGGAGTTGGCCAAAAGGCTGGACTGA
- a CDS encoding alpha/beta hydrolase: MYKRIFYPDNITATTPETFGLDYEDVYFNSEDGTRLSGWFLPAATVASPKDAKGTVIHMHSNSGNISSHWQFAGWLPDQGYNVFVFDYRGFGKSYGQAAPKGILEDAVAAITYVRSRTDIDTSKIFIYGQSLGGTLAIAAAAINPDGVRAVAVESAFYSYSSVADERRPGEGYGFEPDDIYSAGHYVSQLSPIPLLILHGDSDSITSYAQSEQLFAEAKEPKKLELIKYGRHLAAMTEHFGDHFQKMIMEFFQSALTK; the protein is encoded by the coding sequence ATGTATAAACGCATCTTTTATCCTGACAACATAACCGCTACCACCCCGGAAACGTTTGGGCTCGATTATGAAGACGTCTACTTCAACAGTGAAGATGGTACCCGTCTGAGCGGCTGGTTTCTCCCTGCAGCAACGGTTGCAAGTCCCAAAGACGCCAAAGGCACTGTCATCCACATGCACAGCAATTCCGGCAACATCAGTTCTCATTGGCAGTTTGCCGGCTGGCTGCCTGATCAAGGCTATAACGTTTTTGTTTTTGACTATCGCGGCTTTGGTAAATCATATGGTCAGGCCGCACCTAAGGGCATTCTGGAAGATGCTGTTGCGGCCATTACCTATGTCCGCTCCCGCACGGATATCGATACATCCAAGATTTTTATCTATGGACAAAGCCTCGGGGGAACACTTGCCATAGCCGCAGCGGCAATCAACCCTGACGGAGTACGAGCCGTTGCTGTTGAGTCTGCCTTCTACTCTTACTCATCCGTGGCGGACGAAAGACGCCCAGGCGAGGGTTACGGATTTGAACCTGATGACATATACAGCGCTGGCCATTATGTTTCGCAACTATCGCCCATCCCACTCCTGATTCTTCATGGTGACAGTGACAGCATTACCTCTTATGCCCAGTCTGAACAACTGTTTGCTGAAGCGAAAGAACCCAAAAAGTTGGAATTGATTAAATACGGACGTCACCTGGCAGCAATGACAGAGCACTTTGGCGATCACTTCCAAAAAATGATCATGGAATTTTTCCAGTCTGCCCTGACAAAATAA
- a CDS encoding porin: protein MECCKPAMHEKALKKAAHYAREKTFFIHDGFRGSEDLGGGLKATFELEKRFDLFDGTNGNSNTAAYRAQRGQNANSKDWDGAANLGLAGNWGRVRFGRVNELTTETIRKFDPFYQYGVGSMLLSANRSARIDNTARYDSPKWSGFSFGASYSLGQNTRNNGATTGWVTESAHNDGYGINLSYDNGPFMATANWSRLADSDDADTWNVGLAYKFGPARVSLLYENTSYEGWDNGGNSRPAQNANPFSAQGGDSDLWLLGLEWDIGPGQLDASVQYMDFDPSARGVKDADVYKYAIGYTYNLSKRTSAYAQVSYSDFDERSAGNFISGLDRSDMWGFQIGMTHKF from the coding sequence ATGGAGTGCTGCAAACCCGCAATGCACGAAAAAGCACTCAAAAAAGCGGCACATTATGCCAGAGAAAAAACTTTTTTTATACATGATGGCTTCCGTGGTTCGGAAGACCTCGGCGGTGGTTTGAAAGCCACCTTCGAACTGGAAAAGCGTTTTGACCTGTTTGACGGTACGAACGGCAACTCCAATACCGCAGCCTACAGGGCTCAAAGAGGGCAAAATGCCAACTCTAAAGACTGGGATGGCGCAGCCAACCTCGGTCTGGCAGGTAACTGGGGCCGTGTTCGTTTCGGTCGTGTGAACGAACTGACCACGGAAACCATCCGTAAGTTTGACCCGTTCTATCAGTACGGCGTGGGTTCCATGCTGCTGAGCGCAAACCGCTCGGCTCGTATTGACAACACTGCTCGCTATGACTCCCCGAAATGGTCCGGCTTCTCCTTCGGCGCCAGCTATTCCCTGGGTCAGAATACCCGTAACAATGGTGCAACCACCGGCTGGGTGACGGAAAGCGCACATAACGATGGCTATGGCATCAACCTGTCCTATGACAACGGCCCGTTCATGGCAACTGCCAACTGGAGCCGTCTGGCTGACTCCGATGATGCTGATACATGGAACGTTGGTCTGGCCTATAAATTCGGTCCGGCACGTGTTTCCCTGCTGTATGAAAACACCAGCTACGAAGGTTGGGACAACGGTGGTAACAGCCGCCCAGCTCAAAACGCTAACCCATTTTCTGCTCAAGGTGGTGACTCCGACCTCTGGCTGCTCGGTCTGGAATGGGACATCGGCCCAGGCCAGCTTGACGCTTCCGTGCAGTACATGGACTTTGACCCAAGTGCCCGTGGTGTGAAAGATGCTGATGTCTATAAATATGCCATCGGCTACACCTACAACCTGTCCAAGCGCACTTCCGCTTATGCGCAGGTTTCCTACAGTGATTTCGACGAAAGATCCGCTGGCAATTTCATCTCAGGCCTGGATCGCAGCGATATGTGGGGCTTCCAGATCGGTATGACCCACAAGTTCTAA
- the oxc gene encoding oxalyl-CoA decarboxylase, which produces MSNETEVELVDAFYMLIESLKNNGIENVYGIPGIPVTALIRSWQAEGGKWYGFRHETNAAMAAGVAGYLTGKPGVCLTTPAPGFLNGLAGAANATTNGWPMILLSGAAGRRNTDLQQGAFEEMDQLNAARPHVKAAYRINHISDIPIAVARAVRTAVSGRPGAVYLDLSHEMLTGTMPAAAAEALLFTPVDPTPKQLPDPAAVKRAADLLKGAKKPLILLGKGAAYAQADADIKALVEDTGIPFLPMSMAKGLLPDNHPQCAGPARSYVLPECDVVLIVGARLNWLLGNGKGNTWGNQLKKFIQIDILPQEIDSNVPIAAPLVGDIASCIAALREALKGMPKADAAWMGGIAERVNASKEKLAPTLKVETPPGMMNYRNSLGALRDVLAKYPSVTLVNEGANALDNTRMIVDQYQPRKRIDSGTWGIMGIGMGACIGAAVVTGEPVVAVEGDSAFGFSGMEVETMVRYNLPICVIVMNNGGIYKGNETNAGGYDDPSPTSFAPGSRYDKMIEAFGGVGVNAQTPAELAAAVEEAIKSRKPTLINACLDPDAGVESGRIAGLNIERKKKK; this is translated from the coding sequence ATGAGTAATGAGACAGAAGTAGAATTGGTTGATGCATTTTACATGTTAATTGAGAGCCTCAAGAACAACGGTATCGAGAATGTATATGGTATTCCTGGTATTCCTGTTACGGCACTCATTCGTTCATGGCAGGCTGAAGGTGGAAAATGGTATGGTTTCCGTCATGAAACAAATGCCGCTATGGCTGCAGGTGTTGCGGGTTACCTGACAGGTAAGCCGGGCGTTTGCTTGACCACTCCTGCTCCAGGCTTTCTGAATGGTCTGGCTGGTGCTGCTAATGCGACCACCAATGGCTGGCCGATGATTCTGCTCAGCGGTGCCGCTGGTCGTCGTAACACCGACCTGCAACAGGGCGCCTTTGAGGAAATGGATCAGTTGAACGCTGCTCGTCCGCATGTCAAGGCAGCTTATCGTATTAACCACATTTCAGACATTCCAATCGCGGTTGCCCGCGCAGTCCGTACCGCCGTTTCCGGCCGTCCGGGTGCTGTATATCTTGACCTTTCGCATGAAATGCTGACAGGCACGATGCCGGCAGCAGCAGCTGAAGCACTGCTCTTTACGCCAGTTGATCCGACACCGAAGCAATTGCCGGATCCAGCCGCTGTCAAGCGTGCTGCTGACCTGCTCAAAGGCGCGAAAAAGCCGCTGATCCTGCTGGGTAAAGGCGCTGCCTATGCTCAGGCAGATGCTGACATCAAGGCACTGGTAGAAGACACCGGCATCCCGTTCCTGCCAATGTCCATGGCAAAAGGCCTGCTGCCTGACAACCACCCGCAGTGTGCTGGTCCGGCCCGCTCCTATGTTCTGCCGGAATGCGACGTTGTTCTCATCGTTGGCGCCCGTCTGAACTGGCTGCTCGGCAACGGCAAAGGCAACACTTGGGGTAACCAGTTGAAGAAATTCATCCAGATCGACATCCTGCCACAGGAAATCGACAGCAACGTGCCTATCGCTGCACCGCTGGTTGGTGACATCGCTTCCTGTATCGCTGCACTGCGCGAAGCCCTCAAAGGCATGCCAAAAGCAGACGCCGCATGGATGGGTGGTATCGCTGAGCGTGTCAATGCTTCCAAGGAAAAACTGGCTCCGACCCTGAAGGTCGAAACCCCTCCAGGCATGATGAACTATCGCAATTCACTGGGTGCCCTGCGTGATGTTCTGGCGAAATATCCTAGCGTCACACTGGTTAACGAAGGTGCTAACGCCCTCGATAACACCCGTATGATCGTGGATCAGTATCAGCCACGCAAGCGTATTGACTCAGGTACCTGGGGTATCATGGGTATCGGTATGGGTGCCTGTATTGGTGCAGCAGTTGTTACCGGTGAGCCAGTCGTTGCGGTTGAAGGCGACAGCGCGTTCGGCTTCAGCGGTATGGAAGTTGAAACCATGGTACGTTACAACCTGCCAATTTGCGTTATCGTCATGAATAACGGCGGTATCTACAAAGGTAACGAAACCAATGCCGGTGGTTACGATGATCCATCACCAACTTCTTTCGCTCCTGGCAGCCGCTACGACAAGATGATCGAAGCCTTCGGTGGTGTTGGTGTTAACGCACAAACACCGGCAGAACTGGCTGCAGCCGTTGAAGAGGCAATCAAGTCACGCAAGCCGACGCTGATCAATGCCTGTCTGGATCCAGATGCAGGTGTTGAAAGTGGCCGTATTGCTGGTCTGAACATCGAAAGAAAGAAAAAGAAGTAA